A region from the Rhodamnia argentea isolate NSW1041297 chromosome 7, ASM2092103v1, whole genome shotgun sequence genome encodes:
- the LOC125316074 gene encoding serine carboxypeptidase-like 25 — translation MMNLQGILMGNPPLDLEIELKGRALYCWNHGLISDDTYQGLSSTVCSSLKTYGVKACEPYFITYLLEEAGNVDAFNVLGTECKEMEVSKYCLNGITSKYMNRKDVQQAFHTIATAWTHCSKAIQGSHSLPATEKSMLPTLEILIQSGLQIWIYSGDADSATPFIASRTAISKLHLKRKARWYPWGHNSRISGWSEIYEGMTFAMIRGACHEAPMYAPAQAFEVLEHFLANKSLPKYTE, via the exons ATGATGAATCTCCAAGGCATTTTG ATGGGTAATCCTCCCTTGGACTTGGAGATCGAATTGAAAGGCAGAGCTCTATACTGTTGGAACCATGGTCTCATCTCAGACGACACTTACCAAGGGCTGTCGAGTACAGTGTGCAGCTCTCTGAAGACATACGGAGTGAAGGCATGTGAGCCCTACTTCATCACATATTTGCTCGAGGAAGCCGGAAATGTCGATGCATTTAATGTTCTTGGGACAGAATGCAAGGAAATGGAG GTGTCTAAGTATTGTCTCAATGGGATTACCTCCAAGTATATGAACAGGAAGGATGTGCAGCAAGCCTTCCATACAATCGCCACCGCATGGACACACTGCAG TAAGGCTATACAAGGGAGCCACAGCCTTCCTGCTACAGAAAAGTCCATGTTGCCCACTCTGGAGATACTCATTCAGTCCGGCTTGCAAATTTGGATATACAG TGGAGATGCAGATTCAGCAACTCCTTTCATAGCCTCTCGGACTGCTATTTCCAAGCTGCATCTTAAGAGGAAAGCAAGATGGTATCCTTGGGGCCATAATAGCAGG ATCAGTGGATGGTCTGAGATATACGAAGGGATGACCTTCGCAATGATCAGAGGAGCCTGTCATGAGGCCCCGATGTACGCGCCTGCTCAAGCGTTCGAGGTGTTGGAGCacttcttagctaacaagtcGTTGCCTAAATATACAGAGTGA
- the LOC115734961 gene encoding tRNase Z TRZ1, which produces MENKPGSGKFEVKKESVQGPSESADLSTDHRSGKRLMIEGYPIEGLSIAGHETCVILPSLKVAFDIGRCPQRAISQDFLFISHAHMDHIGGVAMYVASRGLFSLKPPTVIVPKCVKEDVERLFEVHRKMDNSELKHNLIGMDVGEEIYIRRDVKVRAFRTYHVIPSQGYVVYSVKEKLKQEYVGLPGNKIRDLKLSGVEITYTTTTPEVAFTGDTASDFIHDENNADVLRAKILIMESTFVDDKVTVEHAKEYGHTHLFEIVGCADRFANKAILLIHFSARHKREEIEAAISALGPPLAGRVFAMTEGF; this is translated from the exons ATGGAGAACAAACCCGGAAGCGGGAAATTTGAAGTCAAGAAAGAGTCGGTACAGGGGCCTTCTGAATCAGCAGACTTGTCCACAGACCACAGAAGTGGCAAGAGATTGATGATCGAAGGATACCCAATTGAGGGGTTGTCGATTGCGGGCCATGAAACGTGCGTGATTTTGCCGTCCCTGAAGGTGGCCTTCGATATCGGTCGGTGCCCACAACGCGCCATCTCTCAAGACTTTCTCTTCATCTCCCACGCTCACATGGATCATATC GGAGGAGTTGCCATGTATGTTGCAAGTCGTGGATTGTTTTCTTTGAAACCCCCAACAGTAATTGTGCCAAAATGTGTAAAAGAAGATGTTGAGAGACTTTTTGAGGTTCACAGAAAGATGGACAATTCAGAATTGAAGCATAATCTAATCGGCATGGATGTCG GAGAAGAGATTTATATAAGGAGAGATGTTAAAGTACGAGCTTTTAGGACTTATCATGTCATACCAAGCCAG GGTTATGTAGTTTACTCAGTGAAAGAGAAACTTAAGCAGGAGTATGTGGGCCTTCCTGGGAATAAGATCAGGGATCTCAAACTATCTGGTGTGGAG ATCACATACACCACGACGACACCCGAAGTTGCTTTTACTGGAGATACCGCTTCTGATTTTATACATGACGAAAATAACGCTGATGTTTTGAGGGCAAAGATTCTTATTATGGAG AGCACCTTTGTCGATGACAAGGTGACAGTAGAACATGCCAAGGAGTATGGGCATACTCATCTTTTTGAG ATTGTTGGCTGTGCAGATAGGTTTGCAAACAAAGCTATTCTTTTGATTCACTTTTCAGCTAGACATAAACGAGAG GAAATTGAGGCGGCTATCTCTGCATTGGGTCCGCCTTTAGCTGGTCGAGTTTTTGCAATGACAGAAGGTTTCTGA